A window of the Ochotona princeps isolate mOchPri1 unplaced genomic scaffold, mOchPri1.hap1 HAP1_SCAFFOLD_1626, whole genome shotgun sequence genome harbors these coding sequences:
- the LOC131478905 gene encoding uncharacterized protein LOC131478905, with protein sequence MPCDEETKAAFTKEWQALEHENLSSADYYFNSYAHFGIHEEMLKDTVRTGCYQRAICQNSHLFLGKVVLDVGSGTGILSLFAARAGAAHVYGIECSEIVHTARKIVAANGYDDTIQFIQGKAEDVELPVPQVDIIISEWMGYFLLYESMLDTVLYCRDRWLAPGGMIFPDKSALYLAAIEDADYKEEKIGYWKNVYGFNFECVSKCVMEDPLVDTVDENAVATTACCILKLDLKTCTKEDLDFCAPYQLTLRRKDFVHAFIAWFDVCFCDCHKPVVLSTSPHARYTHWKQTVFYMQDVLVAEAGDKIEGMIAVKKSKKNPRDLDIKLSYNFRSKNAPRKLVSNTQFYRLR encoded by the exons aTGCCATGTGATGAGGAGACAAAAGCAGCATTCACAAAAGAATGGCAAGCTCTCGAACATGAAAATTTATCTTCTGCAGATTATTACTTCAATTCTTATGCTCACTTTGGAATTCATGAGGAAATGCTCAAAGATACCGTTCGCACAG GATGCTATCAGCGAGCCATTTGTCAGAACTCACATTTGTTTTTGGGGAAGGTTGTTCTAGATGTTGGAAGCGGAacaggaattctctctctcttcgctGCACGCGCAGGAGCTGCTCACGTCTACGGCATTGAATGCAGCGAAATCGTCCACACAGCAAGAAAAATAGTAGCTGCCAACGGCTACGATGATACCATCCAATTTATACAAGGGAAAGCGGAAGATGTCGAGCTTCCTGTTCCCCAGGTGGATATTATTATCAGCGAATGGATGGGTTATTTTCTTCTATACGAAAGCATGCTAGATACTGTGCTTTATTGTCGAGATCGCTGGCTTGCTCCGGGAGGAATGATCTTTCCTGATAAGTCAGCCCTGTATCTGGCTGCCATTGAGGATGCGGACTACAAG GAAGAGAAGATTGGTTACTGGAAGAACGTGTACGGCTTCAACTTCGAATGCGTCAGCAAGTGCGTTATGGAGGACCCGCTCGTCGATACTGTTGATGAAAACGCCGTAGCGACCACCGCATGCTGCATACTG AAACTCGATCTTAAGACATGCACGAAAGAAGATTTGGATTTCTGCGCCCCCTATCAACTGACGCTTCGACGAAAAGATTTTGTCCATGCATTT ATCGCCTGGTTCGACGTGTGCTTTTGCGATTGTCATAAGCCCGTTGTGTTGAGTACGAGCCCGCATGCACGTTACACACACTGGAAACAGACTGTTTTTTACATGCAGGACGTACTGGTTGCAGAGGCAGGTGATAAAATTGAAGGAATGATAGCTGTCAAGAAAAGTAAGAAGAACCCAAGAGATCTTGATATCAAGTTATCTTACAATTTTAGGTCCAAAAACGCTCCTCGCAAACTTGTCAGCAACACCCAGTTCTACCGTCTGCGCTGA